The DNA segment TCTGGGGAGAATTACCTGCATTTGGTGGCGTCGACGTGCAACAGATCGATCTTTGGAGAGATTaggagaggaggagggggggtGGAGAGGGAGGTCGAGTcgaagagagaggaggaaacgTTTCCAGGTGTCGAATGCTCGTCCCTATCGGACCAGCTGCACCAAATCGAGGGTTGCGATCCTAGTACCGCCGGTGCCCTTACCTTTGCCGCGGGAGGAGGCACTGTAACCGCTCTACCAAGGAGACACGTACGCTGGCGGTGATCGTAAATAGGTTACAATTGAGCCGCCACGGAATATAGCGCCCGTTATTTATCCTTTGTAACGCTTTGTGGGTGCACGTTGTTTATATCGCACGTTATAAATTTGCGACATATAAATTTATGTTCGAACGACTTGGGCCCACACAAGCATCATCACCTCAGCGACTTGGGCCCACCGACAGACATTCTATCAGATCTCGTGCACGAACCTCGGCGCGCTCGAGATCCAGGAATGTCGTATTAACTGTGCCGCAGGGGCCCACTAAACGAATGTGATAATCGGATATCCTGCACGAATCTCAGAGCCATACAGATTCGATAGCACCGGCGGATGTCCGCGATCCTTTCTTACCCGTATCGCTCGCGACACCCATAAGTGTCGGATCGAGTGCGCGAATCTTAAGGCTCTGGAGATTGAACGATGAGTTCTCAACCCCGCGATTGCTGGGGAATGCGGCTATCAGATACGGTGCACGAATCTTAGGGACCGCAACCTCCGTATGCTTCCCGGTTGTGTTTCTGTTCCGACGCATTTGCCGTTTCTGCAACGATGATGTCAACGACGCCTTGCGCCCTCCGAGCGGTTTCCTTCGCTCTCCTTTCTTTCCGATCCACGTTTGGTCCTCAGAGCGCTTCAACTGCGTCCTCACACCATCCCGCCGCTTCCGGAGGAGCCACCGGTCGCCGTTGCCCCCAAAAAAGACGGCCCCGTTTCCTCCTCCCTTGGCATTTATCCCCCAAAAAGATCTCCTTCTTGACCCGACTCGCTGCCGTTGCCGGGACGTGTTTCCAGTCTTTCGGGGAGGGGGGGCGTCTCGGATCAAACTTCCACCTTCCGCGCTTTCTGCCCTCAAATCACGGCAGTGGTTTTCGTGTCCCTTAATTCCATCCAACTCGGCGCTGCTGCAAGTTGGGATCTTTTCGGGCCTTCTTGTTCCTCTTCGGTGAATTGAATGTATTCGGAATGCCAATTTGAGCCAAGTTGTGTTCTAAGAAGAAATGAGCTGCTTCCCTTGTTTCTCCAAGAAAAATATCCCAAAGGAGGACCTACTACCTCCGGCTTCGGGCGTGGTAAAGGAGCATGAGCCAAATGGAAAGCCTGGTGAGCTCCTGTTGCTTCAAACATTCCTTTCCTCGTTAGAACTCGTGCTTGTGTTTGTTTACAAGCAAGCATACGAATTCCGATGAATGAGAGAACTAATCGACATAGAAATATGATCGTGAACTCATCACCGTGCAGAGTCTCATCCCACACAGAAAACCTCTGATGAAGCAACCCAAAAGGATGCTGGAACTGCAAATATTGCAGCGCAGACATTCACATTCCGTGAGCTTGCTTCGGCTACCAAGAACTTTCGGCCTGAGTTCCTTTTGGGCGAAGGAGGGTTCGGTCGGGTGTACAAGGGTTGCTTTGAGAAGAGTGGGCAGGTAAAAACGGAAGAAGCCTTTGGCACTCTGTCGCTTCCTTTGATTGATGGATTACATGCGGCATGATTGATTGCTCATGAGTTTCTTGTTGTGGGTTAGATCGTAGCCATCAAACAGCTCGACAGGAATGGCTTCCAAGGCAACAAAGAATTTATAGCTGAAGTATCGATGCTCAGTCTGCTTCAACATGAAAATATAGTCACGCTTGTAGGATACTGTGCTGATGGTGATCAAAGGCTTCTGGTCTATGAATACATGCCCATGGGTTGCTTGGAAGGCCATTTGCTTGGTACTGTCCTCGAGAGTCTCTGTGTTCATACTTTCTTGCCACCCATGAATGCACGCATTTGCATACAAATTACTTTTTCCCTTGCTTTCCCTGTTGGATCAGGTATCCCAGCTGATCAGAAACCTTTAAGCTGGTATACGAGGATGAGAATAGCTTATGGTGCCGCTCAAGGTCTGGAGTACTTGCATGAGAAGGCCAACCCGCCTGTGATCTACCGAGATCTGAAATCATCCAATATCCTGCTCGATGAAGAGTTCAATGCAAAGCTCTCCGATTCAGGGTTTGCGAGGGTCGGCCCCATGGGGGACAAAGGCCATGTTTCTGCGATGGTGATGGGCACGGATGGATACTGTGCACCAGAATGTGCGAGGACGGATCAGCTCACTATGAAGTCGGATGTGTACAGTTTCGGGGTCGTCGTGCTCGAGTTAATCACCGGGAGGAGAGTCATCGATGCATCGAAGCCAACCAATGAACAGAACCTCGTCGCCTGGGtatggaatggaatggaatggaatggacTCTCATCGTTTATCCTTTGAACGAACAATTCTAGTCGatgcttgctctctctctctctctcatgcttgTTTCTGGTTTGAGCAGGCATTGCCCATGTTCAGAGACCAGAAGAGGTACCCGGAGCTGGTTGATCCGCTGCTGCAAGGGGACTATCCAGCTAAAGGATTGAGCCAAGCAGTCGCCGTCGCCGCAATGTGTCTCCAAGAAGAGGCTTCGGTTCGCCCGTTAATGGCTGATGTCGTCAAGGCGCTGAGCTTTCTTACGACGGCAGCGGACTCATTACCGGAAGATAGTGTGTTAGAAGATGAATATGAGCAGAGTGATGAAAGTAGCGACTGATGGTTCTTCCGACTCGGGACATTCACAACTACTCGAGGCTTGTTGCTTCTCTGTTTCTGTAGCTCTGTCACTCTTAGGAGTCAAAGAGTAGCAGCAGCATGTGGAGTGAGAATTCAGGGCACCATTGATTGGGATTCAGGTCCTCCTTCTTGCTCCTGCATTACCCATATAACTTGTATGTTCTCTGGATCTATATAAATCCATTAAAGCATTTCCATTTGTCTTTTCATGTGATCGGCCATGAGAAGAATGTTGTGATAGGGTTCTCGATACAGTCTCATATATTTCAAActgatgcatatatatatgaattttgagAAAGCGATATAAGCTTGTAATCATGATAAATAACATTGGATGTTCTGTTCTTCCAGCTGACAGTTTTCCCTAGTTATCATGTCCATttccttcaaaagataaatctctcTTGCAGCACTAGATGAACTAATCCCCCTAATCCTAAAACCCATTCTGGTACATTATGTAACAGCAAATACAACATGTTGTATGAGACAGTGGCACGGCAACCATGCAACATTGATCGCCTATCGTGATGGTCGAAATCCGAGGGTCGACCTGGAGCCGATCCTAAATCATCAGGATTGTTTGGATAAGCATTAACTCTGGCAATTAGTTCAATTTTTACTCGAGTTTAAGGACCCATCCTTCATTAGTCGGACACTCAGACTATTGAATCTTCCTCTCGAGTAGTGCCGTGAAGCCTTCCTCCAATCTGTCCCAGTCTTCATCATTGCCACAAATTCGTCATAGCTGATTCGCCCATCCTACAATCACACAAAAGCCCACCCTAGCTTGTTGGTGATGGAGATGATAAAGACATGACATTCCCGAGTTGGAACGGACGGCTTACCTTGTCGCTGTCAACTTCTTTTAAGATATCATCTGCCACATCCGTGCTATCAGGAGCTCCATCTTCGGCTAAGGCCTCACGAAGCTCCTCGGGTTCAATGAAGCCATTCCCATCTTTGTCAAAATAGGAGAAGGCCCTTCTGAGATGCTCGTCGTTCGCCATTCTTTGTAAATGAAGAGATACAGCTACGAATTCTCCATAATCCAGGGTACCTTTCCCATTGGTGTCAACCTATTTGGCAAGTTGAAATGATTAGGTTCTGTCGTATTTTTTCTCTCTCAAGCAAGAAGATTATCAGATGAAACAAAATCAATCAATCTACTTGGTGCATAGTATACACAAACCCCTATGACATCATTTCCTTGTAAAGATCCATGATTCTGCTGAAGATTCTTCAATTTTTTGAACAATTACAAATGTCTCAGCAACTCCTGGAATCCAACTCATTCTCTTTGATCCTAAGTACTGACTTTGCTTTTGGAAAAATCCAATGCTGCTCATCACCAAGAACTTTGTCGTGATAAGCCAGCCCTGATGTTTACGGAAAACACTAAAAAAGATTCATGCATCTTAAAGAATTACATGAGAGCCACTTCCACCAATATCAATTTCCAGACCATGTAAGGCTGAATTTAGACCTAAATAACCTTGAACATAAGTGTATACTCAATCTACCACTGACACAAAAAAAGTCACCCAAAAATCTCTCAAGAAATTTGAAGAGATTACAAAAAATTACTATATTCCCATTTGCCTTCCTCACTGAACCTTTTGCTGATCTTTGAAGTTAATATGAAGCAAGATGCATAAGATGTTTGGTAATTGACTTTCCAAGGAACCTTTCTTAAAATGGTAAGAGTGATGCGACACACTTTGTACAGGAACTAAGCATCAATTGGATGAAAGCAATTTACTAATATTGAAGCTCCTGTCACCCTAACTAAGCAAAATTAGCAACGAAATTTGAAAACTTAACTAACTTATAAATTATTCCTCCATACGGTACAACTCTTCAGTCCTGAGGTTGAGCCCAGGCCACTTACAGGCTAGTCCCTACTTACGAGGCCGAGCCCAGCTCAGGTTGTTCAAAAATATCTTCTTCAGGGAATCCCAAGAACTACAGGATCCAGGCCAAGTTAGACAAATCAGTTGAGCCAGTCCACTTACAGACTAGTCCCTATTTATGAGGTTGAGTGCAGCTCAAGTTGTTCAAAAATATATCCTTCAGGGAATCCCAAGAACTACAGGATCCACAGGATTTTTGAAGTTTACTCTTTAAGCTAATAAGATTGGTTAGATCACAATTACTATAAAAATGTTCAAACTAAAGGTTCTGCCACTAGGTTTAAGCTTCCATATGGCAATTAGTTAGCACATAAACAGTTCGGTCAAGACCTTCCAAAATTAAAATTCCAAGCATAGGAATAGAGAAAAAGGGGACAAGCTCTCATCAAAACTAATAAGGTTTCAAACAGGTGTTTCTTATATAAGTGAATTTAAAATATATGGAGCATAGGaattcatgtatatatatgtggacAATTCACTTACAGCTTCAATTAGCATCTGCACTTCAGACTCCACAAGGTGTGAACCAAACTTAGCAAGCCCAGCTTTAAGTTCATCGTGAGAAACAATGCCATCATTATCGGTGTCCATCATCCTGAACATCTCTTTAATATCTTCAACTTCTTCAGTAGACAAGTGATCAGCAATAACCTAATTGATAGTTGATCAAAATAAACATATACTCAAAAtgtcaaaaatatttaaaatagttAACTAGAGAACATTTTGCAACGAACCCTCAAAGCTCTCCTTTTGAATCTATTCATCCTTGAAAACTGTTTGAGTCTTGACTTGACAACATCACCAAGGGGTACATTTGGAGCTTTCTTTGCATTCTGAAGCCAAGGATGCTCTACAAGAAAAATCAACTATATAAGCACCGGTTCAACATCATATTCtggacaaaaaggaaaatgagggaCTTAAAATTAAGAATATTCAAACTAAGCATCAAGTTACAAAAATGATAGACAAAGCATTCCAGCTAATGCATATTATCTCAAAGTCTCAGCAGACGATTACGCCAGACATTCTTTTGTGGTCACATAACAAAAGTATAGTGTTAGCACAATCATAATCACTAATATTTTTACTAAACAACAGTTGCATATGACCATAATTTCATACTATAACTACTAAATATGCAAATGCAATAGCATTTATGAACAGACATTAGCATGGCTTGTCGTATAGAAACTTAAAATCCACAAGAAAAGTTCAGAGAGATAACTGTTCAGAGATATTATCTTTGACAAAAGAAGACGAATGCAGTAATGTAAGGACAATAGAAAAGGATCACACCAAAGTAAACAAAAGCTAATCCTTTGCAAAATTAATAAATCTTCAGCAGCATAACATACCTATAaagttcatttgttatttattctACATGAGCTTCAACTTTGAAATCCAGTGAAAAGAGGGAATGTCATTATGCTTCAAGTTTTAAAACCACTACCAGCTGGATATGATGATACGAGACAGGCTGGcatcataattatttaaaatattatcctACTGTGCCATGCAATGACCAGTATGAGACTGGCTAGCAATAGTCAAATCTTGGATTTTTTTGTGTCGAGTCCCATTTTCACAGTTTTGACAAATAGCAAGAATTGCACCTGAACTTGGTCTGTTACATATATGATTAATGAAGTTTGTCCAACAAGTCGTAGAAACTTGAAACATGCCACTTAAAAGACTAAACATAAGTCTGTAGCTTGTGTAATTACCCTTAACCTTCTAAGTTATTGGTAATAATCAGGATATTTATACAGCTCAATTTACCATCGTTTGTAGACCCTAGCTTCTCAATTTAGATTATTCGATGAAGAATCTAAAAGCCAAAAATATTCAGTTGTAATAAGATGAATCAACTGACAATGAACTGATGAATTATCTTGCAAATTGGAATTAAAATTTAACAAGCTCTTCTAGCAAATGGAAAATGGCTTCACTAGTGAATGAGAAAGGAAGACACTGTATTATACCAAGAACTTGCTTTGCAGTTAAACGAAGCTTGGGGTCAGGTTCCAACATCTGCCGGACCAATTTCTTAGCACCTTCTGAGATGCAAGGCCATGGTTCGCGTTTGAAATCTATAATCCCCCGAAGAATGGCTTGTGCAACTCCCTGTTCGGTTTCTGCAATTTAGACACAGTGTATTCCTTTTTATACAGAAAATCTATCTGCAGAACTAACAAGAGCTAACAAAATTTACTTAACAAAGGCCAGAAGATTATAATAGCTGAAGAAAGTGGCAGAATGAAgtcttaataatattttaatgacACAATGCAGATCAACTAATTTGAAGTTTACCAGCCCAAAATGGGGGAACCCCGCACAGTAGGATGTAGAGAATAACTCCAGCACTCCAAATATCAATTTCTGGGCCATAATTACGTTTTAGTACTTCAGGAGCCATGTAATATGGGCTTCCAACAATCTCAGAAAACCTTTCCCCTAGAATGGGAAAAATACAAACTAATTATCACATGAAAGAAgttaacaaatgaaaaggaagcatgtaaatatttgtttcatttttttatgccCACTTATAAAAGAAAAGTTCATACTTATATCAACCAAAAAACTTCTCAGCTCAAACAGAGCATCATGTGGTAAAAGGTTCAAATTCTTAACTAGTATTGCTAGCAATCATCAGGGTCAATGGTTTAGATTCTAAGGATACACCTACCTTACAACCAAGGATAATTGGTTGGGTGCAACCAAGAAGGATACACTCTTCAGCATCAAAGTTTCTTATAAAAGAAAAGGAATAGCCAGAATGTTATGGAAATGTGCAATAAGCAGCTCATTCAACCCTGACTCCACGGAAtgaacataaaaaagaaagaTGCGAATCAACTGAAATGGTTATCACGAAAGTTTCAATAGGTTTCTTTTATTGTTACTATTATTATAAATTGTAGATCCTGCATTTGCAGAGCCTCATGCATCAAACAGCCCTTTTCTATTGTGCTATGGACAATTTTCTTGGTGTCATCCCATTAGGCATCCTACATATAGGAAATCCTGGCAAATTTAAAATTCTAGAAATCAACATCACTGCATACGTTTCTTCTGTAGCAGCATGTGAGACCAGAATTTTGAAGCAATTTAGCTCTGATACGGAAATGATTTAGTTTTCTGCAAGGTATAAGCAATTTATGCAACAAATGCAAGTCAAGAAGTAGGTTTTGACTATGAGATCGTCATCTTACATTAAGCACACGGATCCACCAAAGAAATGGACTCACCAGGCTTGAAGAATATCGACAACCCGAAGTCAATCGCCTTCAACGGCGAGTTCTCCTTCTTGTTTGCGAACAAAAAGTTCTCTGGCTTGAGGTCACGGTGGATTACCCCATGCCGATGACACTGCTGCACAACCTCGACGATGGTCCTCACGACGACGGCCGCCGCACGCTCCGAGTAGTGACCCCTGGCCACAATGCGGTCGAAAAGCTCCCCGCCCTCGCACAGCTCCATCACCAAATGCACCGCGCCGTCGTCCTCGCGCGCCTCCCTCAGGCTCACGATGCTAGGGCTCTTCGGCAGGTGCCGCATTATCGCCACCTCGCGTCGCACATCCTCCACGTCCACCGCCGTCCGCAGCTTCCGCTTCGAGATCGACTTGCACGCGAAGAGCTCGTTGGTGTCGCGGTCCATGCAGAGGTAGGTGACGCCGAACTCCCCACGGCCGAGCTCCCGGTCGAGCACGTACTTCTCCTCGATCCCGCCCACCGACCTGGCGTCGCTGCTCAGCACCATCATCCGCTTGGAGTGGCCGCCCCCCccgttgtggtggtggtggttcttGCCGGTGGAGCCGCCGTGGTCGTGGTGAGCTACGGGGAAGTGGGTATTGACATCCTCCCGGGCCACGGCCTCCGGCGACAGGCAGCAGTTGCCCATCCCGACCTCCGATCCGATCTCTTTCCTCCCAGAAAGCGATCGAACACCGCCAAGACCGCTAGGGTTTCACATCAACAATTCGAGATAAGAGTCCTTTGGGCTATTCCTTTTCTGTTGGGAAAAGCGAGGGAGGAATGGGAATGGGTGAAGCTGAGACCTCCGTCGGGAAACGTGAAGAGAGCGAGCCTCGCAGTGGGGCGTTTCCCCAATGCGTGTGTGCCGAGAGGAGTTGCGTGGATTCGCCTCGGAGCGCCAGAGGAAGGCGAGGAGGATAAGAAGAGGGAAGGAAAGGGGTGAGCAGCTCGTCGCTGCGGGATCAGCTACTCCGCTGGGGATAGGCATAACGCTTGCAAGTGGGGACCACGTGTCTTCTGGCGTGTCCGGCGCGGGACCCACCACGTACCGCGTCGTCCCATTGGCTATCGAAGTGAGGCCCACGACACAGAAACCACACTGCATTGTCAATCCTGTTTTGTGTGAAGATAAATATGTAACTTTGATGCCAGCATTCACCGTACAGAAGACTCGAAACataagagagagaggagagggggggggggatgggAAGGCAGACATCCATCACTTGCGTAAAGCATCTAAAAGACGAACAATTCTGGCATCTAGTAATCCTATAAATGACACGGGAGACTTCACTTGGATTTGTGCTGCCAATCGCCATACAACTGAGGGTCGGACTGGTAGTAGACGACATCTCCGTCGTCGCTCACGAAGTGATCGACTCTGAGGCTTCTGAGTAGAATGCCGAAGAGGTGGAGCGGAAGAGGCCCAGATTTCTCCGGTTCTCGGTAATACTTCCCGAGCACAGGTTTAGCTGCCTGCGTCTGAAACGAATGGTCACAGGTAAGAGGAAATCGAAGAATGACGACAGATCCAGTGGTGAAATGCGAACTTACCGCCTCTACCAAATTGTAGTGTGGTATTTGAGGAAAGAGATGGTGAACGACGTGAGTTCCGATGTCGTGGTGGATGCTGTTTATCCACCCATAGTCCCTGTCGAGGGTGGTCAGTCCTCCCCGCAGATAGCTCCATTCCTACAAAGACACACAAGATGAGTGCAAGTTGCAGCAGTGAGGTCAGGACTTAGCAAAAGCTTTCAGTTTGATTCCTAACTCTGTCAGGTTCATCTCCCCCAATATTATATGGTTCTGTAATCAAACTCTAACATTCTGCATATTAGGCTATGGAGGAACAGTAGTACAATGTGGTTCGGTGGTGGTAGTTCCTGCTACAGAGGAACTGTACAATGTTCATGCTAAGCTACAGAGGAACTGTACAATCTAATTATGAGGTGGTTTTGGATCTATCAAACTTTTCCATCTGTGCATATCGTAACCCTGTCACTGTCCTATCAACTAAGAGGATGCCCTGTCCCCATCCTATCCACCATGAAATGGACGGAACCCGAGTTTGAATCCTTCCTCGGTTGCATTAAAAGATCTATGGTCAAGTGTTCTTAAAGCATCCATATGAGTAGGTAGTAAATGATTTCACAAGTCCGCATGCACTTGGCTCAATTTTATAGAGAAACAAACACATTTAATTTCTATTGGGAAATTGCTAGAATCACTGAATGAAAACTTTGAAGGCATATATGGGAAGCATTTCTAAACTGAACAGTACTGAGAGCCTCACTTTTCATCAAGGTTTTCGG comes from the Musa acuminata AAA Group cultivar baxijiao chromosome BXJ2-8, Cavendish_Baxijiao_AAA, whole genome shotgun sequence genome and includes:
- the LOC135618608 gene encoding probable serine/threonine-protein kinase PBL26 codes for the protein MSCFPCFSKKNIPKEDLLPPASGVVKEHEPNGKPESHPTQKTSDEATQKDAGTANIAAQTFTFRELASATKNFRPEFLLGEGGFGRVYKGCFEKSGQIVAIKQLDRNGFQGNKEFIAEVSMLSLLQHENIVTLVGYCADGDQRLLVYEYMPMGCLEGHLLGIPADQKPLSWYTRMRIAYGAAQGLEYLHEKANPPVIYRDLKSSNILLDEEFNAKLSDSGFARVGPMGDKGHVSAMVMGTDGYCAPECARTDQLTMKSDVYSFGVVVLELITGRRVIDASKPTNEQNLVAWALPMFRDQKRYPELVDPLLQGDYPAKGLSQAVAVAAMCLQEEASVRPLMADVVKALSFLTTAADSLPEDSVLEDEYEQSDESSD
- the LOC135618606 gene encoding calcium-dependent protein kinase 3-like, coding for MGNCCLSPEAVAREDVNTHFPVAHHDHGGSTGKNHHHHNGGGGHSKRMMVLSSDARSVGGIEEKYVLDRELGRGEFGVTYLCMDRDTNELFACKSISKRKLRTAVDVEDVRREVAIMRHLPKSPSIVSLREAREDDGAVHLVMELCEGGELFDRIVARGHYSERAAAVVVRTIVEVVQQCHRHGVIHRDLKPENFLFANKKENSPLKAIDFGLSIFFKPGERFSEIVGSPYYMAPEVLKRNYGPEIDIWSAGVILYILLCGVPPFWAETEQGVAQAILRGIIDFKREPWPCISEGAKKLVRQMLEPDPKLRLTAKQVLEHPWLQNAKKAPNVPLGDVVKSRLKQFSRMNRFKRRALRVIADHLSTEEVEDIKEMFRMMDTDNDGIVSHDELKAGLAKFGSHLVESEVQMLIEAVDTNGKGTLDYGEFVAVSLHLQRMANDEHLRRAFSYFDKDGNGFIEPEELREALAEDGAPDSTDVADDILKEVDSDKDGRISYDEFVAMMKTGTDWRKASRHYSRGRFNSLSVRLMKDGSLNSSKN